From a region of the Cucumis sativus cultivar 9930 chromosome 6, Cucumber_9930_V3, whole genome shotgun sequence genome:
- the LOC101219059 gene encoding phospholipase A1-IIgamma produces the protein MNCNSRIKRAVVGIKCGRKSIRFWKCFGKKKKTTKTAAMDHTSGKSENNWKQLMGSDNWKGLLEPLHIDLRRYLIHYGQMAQATYDTFNTEKASKFAGSSRYSKQDFFAKIGLEKGKTGPYKYRVTKFLYATSQVQVPDAFIVRSLSREAWSKESNWIGYVAVGTDEGAAELGRRDVVIAWRGTVRSLEWMDDFEFGLVSAPKIFGESSDVKIHQGWYSIYTSDDRRSPFTNNSVRNQVIGEVKRLVEEYKNEEISIVTTGHSLGAALATLNAFDMAANKLNVAATTGEAYPVTSFVFASPRVGDSDFKRAFSEYKDVHVLRVKNAMDVVPNYPIIGYSEVGEELEIDTRKSKYLKSPGSLSSWHNLEAYLHGVAGTQGKNKGGFRLEIERDIALLNKSLDALKDEYLVPVAWRCLQNKGMVQQSDGSWKLMDHEEDDEFFHR, from the exons ATGAATTGCAATTCACGAATAAAAAGAGCAGTAGTGGGAATCAAATGTGGCAGAAAAAGTATACGATTTTGGAAATGTTTtggtaagaaaaagaagacaacaAAGACGGCGGCAATGGATCATACGTCCGGCAAATCAGAGAATAATTGGAAACAATTAATGGGGTCAGACAATTGGAAAGGCCTTCTGGAGCCTCTTCATATCGACCTCCGTCGCTACTTGATTCACTACGGACAAATGGCTCAGGCAACTTACGATACATTCAACACCGAGAAGGCCTCAAAATTCGCCGGAAGCAGCCGGTATTCCAAGCAAGATTTCTTCGCCAAAATTGGGCTGGAAAAGGGGAAGACTGGCCCATATAAATATAGAGTAACCAAATTCTTGTACGCAACATCGCAAGTTCAAGTGCCTGATGCTTTTATTGTGAGGTCGTTGTCGAGGGAGGCTTGGAGCAAAGAGTCGAATTGGATTGGGTATGTGGCAGTGGGTACCGATGAAGGCGCGGCGGAATTGGGGCGGCGTGATGTTGTGATTGCTTGGAGAGGGACTGTGAGAAGCTTGGAGTGGATGGATGATTTTGAGTTTGGTTTGGTTTCGGCTCCGAAAATATTTGGGGAATCTAGCGACGTGAAGATTCATCAGGGTTGGTATTCTATTTACACTTCTGACGATCGGCGATCACCGTTTACCAATAACAGCGTCAGAAATCAG GTTATAGGCGAAGTAAAAAGATTGGTAGAGGAATACAAGAACGAAGAAATTAGCATAGTTACAACAGGCCACAGTCTCGGCGCAGCACTAGCAACGCTGAACGCCTTTGACATGGCAGCAAATAAACTCAACGTTGCAGCTACAACAGGGGAAGCCTATCCAGTGACATCCTTCGTTTTTGCAAGCCCAAGAGTTGGAGATTCAGATTTCAAAAGAGCATTTTCAGAGTACAAAGACGTGCACGTGTTACGAGTAAAAAACGCCATGGACGTGGTCCCTAATTACCCGATCATCGGGTACTCGGAGGTGGGGGAGGAACTAGAAATCGATACTCGTAAATCGAAATACTTGAAGAGCCCAGGGAGCTTGAGCAGTTGGCATAATTTGGAAGCGTACTTGCATGGGGTTGCAGGGACACAAGGGAAGAATAAAGGAGGGTTTAGGCTGGAGATTGAGAGGGATATTGCGTTGTTAAACAAAAGCCTTGATGCATTGAAGGATGAGTATCTTGTGCCTGTGGCATGGCGGTGTCTGCAAAATAAGGGTATGGTTCAACAGAGTGATGGGTCTTGGAAGTTGATGGATCATGAGGAGGATGATGAGTTTTTCCATCGTTAA